From the genome of Spinacia oleracea cultivar Varoflay chromosome 2, BTI_SOV_V1, whole genome shotgun sequence, one region includes:
- the LOC110788259 gene encoding glycerol-3-phosphate dehydrogenase SDP6, mitochondrial-like, with translation MVSPSSGVHIVLPEYYSPEGMGLIVPKTKDGCVVFMLPWLGKTLAGTTYSNIAITMLPEPREDEIQFILDALTDYLCIKVRRTDVLSAWSRIRQCAMDPTTKNTESISRDHVVCEDFPGFVTINGGKWTTHRRVLWFRSYSKFVSRAFS, from the exons ATGGTATCTCCTAGCAGTGGTGTACATATTGTTCTCCCTGAATACTATTCTCCAGAAGGGATGGGGTTAATCGTTCCAAAAACTAAGGACGGATGTGTTGTGTTCATGCTTCCATGGCTGGGCAAGACATTAGCAGGGACCACATATTCCAATATCGCCATTACAATGCTGCCAGAACCACGTGAGGATGAGATTCAATTCATATTGGACGCTCTCACTGACTATCTCTGTATCAAG GTTCGTCGAACAGATGTTCTCTCTGCATGGAGTAGAATCCGTCAATGTGCTATGGATCCAACAACCAAGAACACAGAAAGTATCTCCCGTGATCACGTTGTTTGTGAAGATTTCCCTGGTTTTGTTACCATTAATGGTGGAAAATGGACCACACATAGAAGAGTTTTGTGGTTTCGGAGTTATTCGAAG